From Hydra vulgaris chromosome 15, alternate assembly HydraT2T_AEP, one genomic window encodes:
- the LOC136091952 gene encoding piggyBac transposable element-derived protein 3-like has translation MIDVYFFILLVKKRLLVWKKQDPDKVEKITLDFETMQSDDEDMKNWEPVEFYKKFLNNSIFELIVQESNRYAIQCNPSSPLNLSCNELEQFIGVLYAMSLVKMPSTRLYWSKEFYFEKVAGTMAVNRFEKIKKFLHCSDNLTRPKNCTDRLYKIRPLVDHLQKQFSNLKPSELLCIDEQIVPFKGKSGLKQYNPKKPKKWGYKLYVLSGIDGLIYNFQVHTGAIDVCLNQPNLKASGNIVLTLLQHIPRNKWYKLFCDIWYTGVDLFKTLHNQGIGCLGTVRANRLSKIKMTSDQVMRKNGRGSVELWTTTYDGVELRAIKWFDNRGVTLLSTYESVNPVSNVSRFDRKANKRVNVVCSSIVTTYNMFMGGVDLLDGFLSLHRISIRS, from the coding sequence ATGAtagatgtatatttttttatacttttagtgAAGAAACGCCTCTTAGTATGGAAAAAGCAGGATCCagacaaagttgaaaaaataacattagacTTTGAGACAATGCAAAGTGATGATGAAGATATGAAGAACTGGGAGCCAGttgaattttacaaaaagtttcttaataatTCTATTTTTGAACTTATTGTACAAGAATCAAATAGGTATGCCATACAATGCAATCCTTCTTCCCCATTGAACTTGTCATGCAACGAACTTGAACAATTTATTGGTGTTTTGTATGCAATGAGTCTGGTAAAGATGCCAAGTACTAGATTGTACTGGagcaaagaattttattttgaaaaagttgcaGGTACAATGGCAGTAAACaggtttgaaaaaattaaaaagtttctaCACTGTAGTGACAATCTGACCCGTCCTAAAAACTGCACAGATCGGCTTTATAAGATCCGTCCCCTTGTCGatcatttacaaaaacaattttcaaatctAAAACCATCAGAACTATTATGTATTGATGAACAAATAGTTCCATTCAAAGGGAAATCTGGACTCAAACAATACAATCCTAAGAAACCTAAGAAATGGGGTTACAAACTGTATGTTTTATCTGGTATTGATGGGTTGATTTATAACTTTCAAGTTCATACCGGTGCCATTGATGTGTGCTTAAATCAACCTAATTTAAAAGCTTCTGGAAATATAGTGCTAACATTACTTCAGCATATTCCTAGGAATAAGTGGTATAAATTATTCTGCGACATTTGGTACACAGGTGTTGATCTTTTCAAGACACTTCATAACCAAGGAATTGGTTGTCTAGGTACAGTAAGAGCAAATcgtctttcaaaaataaaaatgacatcaGATCAAGTCATGAGAAAGAATGGCAGAGGTTCTGTGGAGTTATGGACAACCACCTATGACGGTGTTGAATTGAGGGCTATCAAATGGTTTGATAATCGTGGTGTAACACTATTGTCAACGTATGAAAGTGTCAACCCAGTATCTAATGTTTCTCGTTTTGATCGAAAAGCAAACAAAAGAGTAAATGTTGTTTGTTCATCCATTGTAACAACATATAACATGTTTATGGGTGGAGTAGACCTATTAGATGGATTTCTTAGTCTTCACAGAATTAGTATACGGTCTTAA